In a genomic window of Sinorhizobium meliloti:
- a CDS encoding adenylate/guanylate cyclase domain-containing protein, whose product MTTGNDFQHQAIAAHVAQRLAGPARAILGFQELLIEQARDLGLIHIKSDLDRIGAAARQLNGFIDRLLEGRACALEEAEAEARLRHDLRTPLNAIIGYSEMILEEAGDAPEHALKEDLHVILSAAAELLRQVDAIASLSRGETVEMLQPGERAEIDAAGLERLLFKAQEIAWPEQGGRILVVDDVASNRDLLSRRLRREGHRVVTAESGLSALAKLAEGEFDLILLDILMPDMNGIEMLSRLKSEERWKHVPVIMISGLSDVTAVARCIEAGADDYLTKPFNPILLRARINSTLEKKRWLDREHRYLQEIKAEKLRADSLIRAILPDQIVARLQDGEEIIADRFEEVSILFADIVGFSPIAARSTASDLVRRLDGMFRRFDLLTEQHRVEKIKTIGDAYMAACGIPEPAPDHADRVVALGKSMLRSLQDTEAGPDRFRVRIGIHTGPVVAGLIGRLRFVYDVWGETVNIASRLESQGVADCIQISEATKRALRSQWTLERRCALELRGIGAVESYLVR is encoded by the coding sequence ATGACCACCGGCAACGACTTCCAGCACCAGGCGATCGCCGCTCACGTGGCCCAGCGATTGGCCGGTCCGGCGCGGGCAATCCTGGGTTTCCAGGAACTGCTGATCGAGCAGGCGCGGGATCTCGGTTTGATCCACATTAAGAGCGATCTCGACCGGATCGGTGCTGCAGCAAGGCAACTGAACGGCTTTATCGATCGCCTTCTCGAGGGCAGGGCCTGCGCCCTGGAGGAAGCAGAGGCGGAGGCAAGACTCCGCCACGACCTGCGCACACCGCTCAACGCCATAATTGGCTATTCCGAAATGATCCTCGAAGAGGCAGGCGATGCGCCGGAGCATGCGCTGAAGGAAGACCTCCATGTGATACTGTCGGCGGCGGCTGAGCTCCTGAGGCAGGTCGACGCCATCGCCAGTCTTTCGCGCGGGGAAACGGTCGAGATGCTTCAACCGGGGGAACGCGCCGAAATCGACGCGGCAGGGCTCGAGCGACTTCTGTTCAAGGCACAAGAGATTGCATGGCCGGAGCAGGGGGGCAGGATCCTTGTCGTCGACGACGTGGCCAGCAATCGTGATCTTCTGTCCCGGCGGCTGCGGCGCGAAGGTCACCGCGTGGTCACCGCCGAATCCGGACTGTCCGCGCTGGCGAAATTGGCGGAGGGCGAGTTCGACCTCATCCTGCTCGACATTCTGATGCCGGACATGAACGGCATCGAGATGCTGTCGCGATTGAAGTCCGAGGAGCGATGGAAGCACGTCCCGGTCATCATGATCTCGGGCTTGAGTGATGTCACGGCGGTAGCCCGCTGCATCGAGGCCGGCGCCGACGATTATCTGACGAAGCCTTTCAATCCGATACTTCTGCGCGCGCGGATCAACTCCACGCTCGAGAAGAAGCGCTGGCTCGACCGGGAGCATCGCTACCTCCAGGAGATAAAAGCGGAAAAGCTGCGGGCGGATTCCCTCATTCGCGCGATTCTGCCCGACCAGATCGTCGCGCGGCTGCAGGATGGCGAAGAGATCATCGCCGACCGCTTCGAAGAGGTCTCCATTCTATTTGCCGACATCGTCGGCTTTTCGCCCATTGCAGCAAGATCGACTGCGTCCGATCTGGTCAGGCGCCTGGACGGAATGTTCAGGAGGTTCGATCTGCTTACGGAGCAGCACCGTGTCGAGAAGATCAAGACCATAGGAGACGCCTATATGGCCGCCTGCGGGATTCCGGAGCCTGCGCCGGATCATGCCGACCGGGTCGTGGCCCTCGGAAAGTCCATGCTTCGATCCTTGCAGGACACGGAAGCCGGGCCCGACCGTTTTCGGGTTCGGATCGGAATCCATACGGGGCCTGTCGTAGCCGGACTGATCGGGCGGCTCCGGTTCGTCTACGACGTGTGGGGAGAAACGGTGAACATAGCGAGCCGGCTCGAATCCCAGGGGGTGGCCGATTGCATACAGATCTCCGAGGCGACGAAGCGCGCGCTGCGCAGTCAATGGACGCTAGAGCGCCGTTGCGCCCTGGAGCTGCGAGGCATAGGCGCAGTCGAGAGCTACCTCGTTCGATGA
- a CDS encoding response regulator, which produces MTRILLVEDNEMNRDMLSRRLSRRGFDVLIAENGKAGVELAASEKPDLILMDMSLPVMDGWEATRRIKANPLTSGIPVIALTAHAMASDREMALEAGCDDYDSKPVDLPQLVRKIERLLAV; this is translated from the coding sequence ATGACGAGAATCCTTCTGGTGGAAGACAATGAAATGAACCGCGACATGCTTTCCCGGCGGTTGTCTCGCCGGGGCTTCGACGTGCTGATTGCTGAAAACGGAAAGGCCGGCGTCGAACTTGCCGCATCCGAAAAGCCGGACCTGATCCTCATGGATATGAGCCTGCCGGTGATGGATGGCTGGGAAGCGACACGACGGATCAAGGCCAATCCGCTGACATCCGGAATACCGGTCATCGCCCTGACGGCGCATGCAATGGCGAGCGACCGGGAGATGGCGCTTGAAGCCGGCTGCGACGATTACGACAGCAAGCCGGTCGACTTGCCCCAACTCGTTCGCAAGATCGAGCGGCTGCTCGCGGTATAG